The DNA segment TTGCAAAACTCTTGGATAAATATAGAAAAACCATAGGAGACTGGAGGCAGGAACCCCAAAACTTAAAACATATCTCTTCTTTAGGAGGAAGCCAACATTTTAAATATGACCTTTGGAATGCACATAAAGAAAATAAAAAAAATCTGTGTAAAACATTCAAGCACTGGCTTCTTGAAGAACATATCTTTACCATATGCTGGGCAAGAAGAATTGCTCCTTATAAAAGACCCAGCCTGATACTGCACAACTTAACAAAATTGATAGATATAGCAAAAACAGTAGGCCCTCTTCAAATAATCCTCGCAGGGAAAGCCCATCCTTCAGACAACATGGGCTCTTCGCACATAAAAGAAATAATGGATAAAATCGACCAACTTTCTGCAAATAGAGATGCCATAAAAATAATCTTTCTTGAAAATTATGATACTTATATAGCAAAACTTTTAACTTCTTCCGTTGATCTTTGGCTAAATAATCCCCTCCCCCCATTCGAAGCATCAGGAACCTCAGGAATGAAGGCCATTTTAAACGGAATCCCACAGTTGACTACATTAGACGGGTGGGTTGTTGAGGCAAAAGATTGGGGAATTGGAAGAATTTTTGGATACACGCCCCCACCCGGAACCATAGGAAGTGAACAGGACAAACACTTGGATGATGATTCTGAAGCTTTATATAAAAATCTTGAGGAGTTAATGGCTCTGTATTATCGTACTTTATATGAAAAAGATTTCTTCTACCAATCAGAATGGCTTCAAATGATGATAAACTGCATAGCTGCCGCCGGATATTTTAATACCCAAAGAATGGTCATTGAATATAATCAAAGCGCATGGAAACAACCTCTTGCATCATGAAACAGTTACTTGCTTTACCCCAAAAATAGGTTTGCCAAGCAATCTGCTCCCCAACTCTTCAAAATGAGAGACAGAACCTGTGACAACATAATCTATGTGTCCTTTGTGATTTTTTGGATTGATTAATTTTTTGCTTTCCATAATCTCTCTTACCTCAAGTGCCGCATTTTCTGAGGGATCAACCAAAACAATTTTTTCTCCGGCTATTTCTTGAATAATTTTAGATAAATGGGGAAAATGAGTACATCCTAAGATTATGGTATCAACTCCCGCAGATAACAAAGGAGAGAGATATTCCCTCGCAATTTTTCTGGTCTCTTCTGTATCAAAAAACCCTCCTTCAATTAAAGGGACAAATAAAGGACATCCTTCCGCAAAGGCTTTGGCTTCAAAATTTAGTTCGGAAATCATTTTTTGGTAAGACTGGGAGTTAACTGTTCCAATTGTTGCAATAATGCCTATTTGTAAATTTCTTGTTGCGTTAAGGGCTGCTTTTGCTCCAGGGCGAATTAAAGAGACTATAGGGAAGGTATAATCATCTTTTAACGCAGGATAAGCAATAGAAGAAGAAGTCCCACAGGCCATTACAACCAAATCAATCTTTTTCCCTTCAAAATAATTCAATATTTCCCTGTTAATAGAAATAATTTCTTCTTTTGTCCTTCCGCCATAAGGGACTCTTGCTGTGTCAGCAAGATATAA comes from the candidate division WOR-1 bacterium RIFOXYB2_FULL_36_35 genome and includes:
- a CDS encoding glutamate racemase; its protein translation is MKKSRIGVFDSGVGGLTVLKKIISFLPTEDILYLADTARVPYGGRTKEEIISINREILNYFEGKKIDLVVMACGTSSSIAYPALKDDYTFPIVSLIRPGAKAALNATRNLQIGIIATIGTVNSQSYQKMISELNFEAKAFAEGCPLFVPLIEGGFFDTEETRKIAREYLSPLLSAGVDTIILGCTHFPHLSKIIQEIAGEKIVLVDPSENAALEVREIMESKKLINPKNHKGHIDYVVTGSVSHFEELGSRLLGKPIFGVKQVTVS